One window from the genome of Plasmodium relictum strain SGS1 genome assembly, chromosome: 12 encodes:
- the LSM5 gene encoding U6 snRNA-associated Sm-like protein LSm5, putative has translation MTTISSSETFLPLALMDKCIGSKIWIMMKGDKEIVGKLVGFDEYVNMVLEDVTEYTYVNNVKKVNKIKKLLLNGLNITIMVPGGTPVNYYDYEEKLEENIDEKAS, from the exons ATGACTACAATAAGTAGTTCAGAAACATTTTTGCCGCTCGCTTTGATGGATAAATGTATTG gaagTAAGATATGGATAATGATGAAAGGTGATAAAGAAATTGTTGGAAAATTGGTCGGTTTTGATGAATACGTTAATATG gTGTTAGAAGATGTAACTGAATATACGTATGTaaataatgttaaaaaagtaaataaaataaaaaaattattattaaatggTTTAAATATAACAATAATGGTTCCTGGAGGAACACCAGTTAATTATTATGACTACGAAGAaaaattagaagaaaatattgATGAAAAAGCTAGCTAa